The following proteins are co-located in the Candida dubliniensis CD36 chromosome 3, complete sequence genome:
- a CDS encoding general transcriptional co-repressor, putative (Similar to S. cerevisiae CYC8;~In S. cerevisiae: general transcriptional co-repressor, acts together with Tup1p; also acts as part of a transcriptional co-activator complex that recruits the SWI/SNF and SAGA complexes to promoters) yields the protein MPVSPVMTKSTSTASTTANTTSYDTAATQTWITCGECATTLGLIVSAIKSFESAVNRDPANATALVGLCSSLRLNDISVNETVGSQAAIEKLNKSLESFPSLSKEANIFKELCECYLLVGLNDQAYQAVQSAIQLAPQDASLWLLSAQTLIRAGARAHATGSLAHCLSLLPDGTFSSTDIETARAAHAELAAISAADGNIELSIKELRATLELPPPPLSRIDEYVALVCALASALERDNDILGAIKVCEDGESVVGNSPRILMSHAYLLLSNSNTNDKDGAAQQAINLLAKVVDIDNESAVQEGSDFLPWYLLGKAYSHSDPRSAYDSYQVALRCASNCSIIWLAVGKLYLELKQLKDALEAYSQALKLQLGDGSNGTATAWDGLSCVYERCEDQLMDACDACNRAAVCFKAMGDIKSCRFFEDRAIALEKASKKEGPMLSLRDPPDVPTFLIRDIVALAPNERISFTQQQLQAQQQAQQRAQEQAQQQQAQQQQQQQQAQQAQQQQQQAQQQAQQQQQAQKSQHIQQQNHNQSPVPPQHQETARNSPQVPIQTPQQPPVQYQGPAPPPQLPPHQQYLYPIPKNSPRQPQLSTPQIQHSWSPQPQHLQHLQQSPHQTQQQQQQQQQQQQQPGPHQQQQQFFYPPPPLGPGQPQPNGGPHRSPMNPPQMIPAGGGPYAMGPGGPNNGAPGYYNYVSVPGSVQNSQYSSPNWRR from the coding sequence ATGCCAGTATCACCAGTAATGACTAAATCAACTTCAACGGCTTCAACAACAGCCAATACTACTTCGTATGATACTGCTGCCACACAAACATGGATCACTTGTGGTGAATGTGCAACCACTTTAGGTTTAATTGTATCGGCCATCAAATCATTTGAAAGTGCCGTGAATAGAGATCCAGCAAATGCTACTGCTTTAGTTGGATTGTGTTCTTCCCTTAGGTTAAATGATATCAGTGTCAACGAAACAGTTGGATCACAAGCAgccattgaaaaattgaataaatctCTTGAATCATTTCCAAGTTTATCCAAGGAAGCCAACATTTTCAAAGAATTGTGTGAATGTTATTTATTAGTTGGGTTAAATGATCAAGCTTATCAAGCAGTTCAATCTGCAATACAATTGGCTCCTCAAGACGCTTCACTATGGTTATTGAGTGCTCAGACCCTAATTAGAGCTGGTGCAAGAGCTCATGCCACTGGGAGTTTGGCCCACTGTTTATCACTATTACCAGATGGCACATTTTCCCTGACTGATATTGAAACTGCCAGAGCTGCCCATGCCGAATTGGCAGCCATATCAGCTGCCGATGGTAACATAGAACTCtcaataaaagaattaagAGCAACATTAGAATTACCTCCACCTCCATTATCGAGAATTGACGAGTATGTCGCGTTGGTTTGTGCATTGGCATCGGCTTTGGAACGTGACAATGATATTCTTGGTGCCATTAAAGTTTGTGAAGATGGAGAACTGGTGGTTGGCAATTCTCCAAGAATACTAATGTCCCATGCTTATCTATTATTGTCGAATAGCAACACCAACGATAAGGACGGCGCTGCTCAACAAGCCATTAATTTATTGGCcaaagttgttgatataGACAATGAAAGTGCAGTACAAGAGGGCAGTGACTTTTTACCCTGGTATTTATTGGGTAAAGCATATTCACATTCAGATCCTCGATCAGCCTATGATTCTTATCAAGTTGCATTGCGTTGTGCTTctaattgttcaattatttGGCTAGCTGTGGGTAAATTGTATTTGGAgttgaaacaattgaaagatGCTTTAGAAGCATATTCTCAAGCATTGAAACTACAATTGGGAGACGGCTCCAATGGCACCGCTACTGCCTGGGATGGATTAAGTTGTGTTTATGAAAGATGTGAAGATCAATTGATGGATGCATGTGATGCTTGTAACAGAGCAGCAGTATGTTTCAAAGCCATGGGTGACATTAAGAGTTGTCGCTTCTTTGAAGATAGAGCCATTGCCTTAGAAAAGGCTTCTAAAAAAGAGGGACCAATGTTGAGTTTAAGGGATCCACCCGACGTCCCAACTTTTTTGATCAGAGATATTGTTGCATTGGCACCCAATGAAAGAATTTCATTTACTCAACAGCAACTACAAGCTCAACAACAGGCTCAGCAACGTGCCCAAGAACAGGCTCAACAGCAACAAgcacaacagcaacagcaacaacaacaagcacAACAAGcgcagcaacaacaacaacaagcacaacaacaagcgcagcaacaacaacaagctCAAAAATCGCAGCATatacaacaacagaatcataatcaatcaCCTGTACCCCCACAACATCAAGAAACAGCTAGAAATAGTCCTCAAGTACCAATTCAAACTCCGCAACAACCACCAGTTCAATACCAAGGTccagcaccaccaccacaattACCACCTCATCAACAGTATCTTTATCCTATACCAAAGAATTCGCCACGCCAACCACAATTATCAACTCCACAAATTCAACATTCCTGGTCTCCTCAACCCCAACATCTTCAACATCTTCAACAATCGCCACATCAaactcaacaacaacaacaacaacaacaacagcagcagcagcaaccTGGTCCTcatcaacagcaacaacaattctttTACCCACCTCCACCACTTGGTCCAGgacaaccacaaccaaaTGGAGGACCACATCGTTCGCCCATGAACCCCCCACAAATGATTCCTGCAGGTGGTGGCCCTTATGCTATGGGTCCAGGAGGTCCCAACAATGGTGCCCCTGGCTATTACAACTATGTATCTGTTCCTGGCAGTGTACAAAACCTGCAATATTCATCACCAAACTGGAGAAGATAG